In Astatotilapia calliptera chromosome 16, fAstCal1.2, whole genome shotgun sequence, one genomic interval encodes:
- the c9h13orf42 gene encoding uncharacterized protein C13orf42, translated as MFRKINNVFRPNHHGQRGRDGGGGSGCREEQDYHNACTVRLVRSTSMLVVGEKTQAAAGSTLKRSKSTVSIESTLYYYQRQEDRIWLYSQNQNCLEYLEALVALRRQYMKSVSDLKGTDAKATVSSKKKPAPSPPKKEGPISRAKPSAPPVPTEDDTLQFFDAVIASCDSEPLRKPYKDDGHADVDFIVASSSAEHDLHSNWVLRVPRVSDASDQTAVPDCANERIPTKKKQSGSTSSRLRLQRNPIHLPKVVESAFQTLRFKPKLKKQ; from the exons ATGTTCAGAAAGATCAATAATGTGTTCCGTCCCAACCATCATGGACAGAGAGGTcgggatggtggtggtggtagtgggTGTCGGGAAGAGCAGGACTACCACAACGCTTGCACTGTCAGGCTGGTGCGCAGCACCTCCATGCTCGTTGTAGGAGAGAAAACTCAGGCAGCTGCGGGCTCGACTTTAAAACGGAGCAAAAGCACAGTGAGCATCGAGTCGACCTTGTACTATTATCAGAGACAAGAGGACAGGATATGGCTGTACTCACAGAATCAGAACTGCCTTGAATACCTGGAAGCGCTTGTGGCTCTGCGGAGGCAGTACATGAAGAGTGTGAGCGACTTGAAGGGTACAGACGCAAAGGCCACAGTTTCTTCCAAGAAGAAGCCTGCGCCCTCGCCGCCTAAAAAGGAGGGACCG ATATCAAGAGCCAAACCCTCAGCACCCCCAGTTCCAACTGAGGACGACACTTTGCAGTTCTTTGATGCGGTCATTGCCAGCTGTGACAGCGAACCTCTGCGCAAGCCATACAAGGATGATGGGCACGCAGACGTGGATTTTATTG TGGCCTCCAGCTCGGCCGAACATGACCTCCACTCTAACTGGGTCTTGCGAGTTCCTCGAGTCTCAGATGCTTCGGACCAGACAGCAGTTCCTGACTGTGCCAACGAAAGGATCCCCACGAAGAAGAAACAGAGCGGGTCTACGAGCAGCAGGCTGCGACTTCAGAGAAACCCGATCCACCTGCCCAAAGTGGTGGAGAGCGCATTCCAGACACTGCGCTTCAAGCCCAAATTAAAGAAGCAATGA